The following are encoded together in the Magnetospirillum gryphiswaldense MSR-1 v2 genome:
- a CDS encoding acyl-CoA synthetase codes for MAVTNAYDRDLDKNAANFVALTPLTFLERTASVWPDRVAVIHGPVRRTWGETLVRVRRLAAGLAARGIGKGDTVAMLAANTPELFEGHFAIPLAGAVLNAINTRLDAEAITFILEHGEAKMLIVDREFSKVTKKALEGLKVKIPVFDIDDPTYVGGELIGEGTYEDLLADELHPWTMPGDEWNAIALNYTSGTTGNPKGVVYHHRGAYLNAVSNALGWNLPDGPVYLWTLPMFHCNGWCFPWTMAAAAGTSVCLRHVRVEPILDLIRSENVGYFCGAPIVLNMINNAPAALKEGISQPVKVMTAGAAPPAAVIAGMERMGWEVTHVYGLTEVYGPVIQCVWHDKWNDLSIDDKAKIKARQGVRGPMLEAVMVADPMTLEPCPKDGMTMGEIFMRGNNVMKGYLKNPKATVESFEGGWFHTGDLAVWHADGYVEIKDRSKDIIISGGENISSIEVEDVLYKHPEVMEAAVVARPDEKWGETPCAFVSLKDGATCTEDDIIAFCKAHMAGFKTPRTIVFGPLPKTSTGKIQKFMLRQQAKEL; via the coding sequence ATGGCCGTCACCAACGCGTATGATCGGGATTTGGACAAGAACGCCGCGAATTTCGTCGCGCTGACGCCCCTGACCTTCCTTGAGCGCACCGCCTCCGTCTGGCCGGATCGTGTCGCCGTGATTCATGGCCCGGTGCGTCGCACCTGGGGCGAAACCTTGGTCCGCGTGCGCCGTCTGGCCGCCGGTCTGGCCGCGCGCGGCATCGGCAAGGGCGACACCGTGGCCATGCTGGCCGCCAACACGCCGGAACTGTTCGAGGGCCATTTCGCCATTCCGCTGGCCGGGGCGGTGCTCAACGCCATCAACACCCGTCTGGACGCCGAGGCCATCACCTTCATCCTCGAACACGGCGAAGCCAAGATGCTGATCGTCGATCGCGAGTTCTCCAAGGTGACGAAAAAGGCGCTGGAAGGCCTCAAGGTCAAGATTCCGGTGTTCGACATCGACGATCCCACCTATGTGGGCGGCGAGCTGATCGGCGAAGGCACCTATGAGGATTTGCTGGCCGACGAGTTGCACCCGTGGACCATGCCCGGCGACGAATGGAACGCCATCGCCCTTAACTACACCTCGGGCACCACCGGCAACCCCAAGGGCGTGGTCTATCACCATCGCGGCGCTTATCTGAACGCGGTGTCCAACGCCCTGGGCTGGAACCTGCCCGACGGCCCGGTCTATCTGTGGACCTTGCCCATGTTCCATTGCAACGGCTGGTGCTTCCCCTGGACCATGGCCGCCGCCGCCGGCACCAGCGTCTGCCTGCGCCATGTCCGGGTCGAGCCGATTCTCGACCTGATCCGCAGCGAGAATGTCGGCTATTTCTGCGGCGCCCCCATCGTGCTGAACATGATCAACAACGCCCCCGCCGCCTTGAAGGAGGGCATCAGCCAGCCGGTCAAGGTGATGACCGCCGGCGCCGCCCCGCCGGCCGCCGTCATCGCCGGCATGGAGCGCATGGGCTGGGAAGTCACCCACGTCTATGGCCTGACCGAGGTTTATGGTCCGGTCATCCAATGCGTCTGGCACGACAAGTGGAACGATCTGTCCATCGACGACAAGGCCAAGATCAAGGCCCGCCAGGGCGTGCGCGGCCCCATGCTGGAAGCGGTGATGGTCGCCGACCCCATGACCTTGGAACCCTGCCCCAAGGACGGCATGACCATGGGTGAAATCTTCATGCGCGGTAACAACGTCATGAAGGGCTATCTGAAGAACCCCAAGGCGACGGTGGAAAGCTTCGAGGGCGGCTGGTTCCACACCGGCGATCTGGCCGTGTGGCACGCCGACGGTTATGTGGAGATCAAGGACCGCTCCAAGGACATCATCATCTCGGGCGGCGAGAACATCTCGTCCATCGAGGTGGAAGACGTGCTTTACAAGCATCCCGAGGTGATGGAAGCCGCCGTGGTCGCCCGGCCCGACGAAAAGTGGGGCGAGACGCCGTGCGCCTTCGTCAGCCTGAAGGATGGCGCCACCTGCACCGAGGACGACATCATCGCCTTTTGCAAGGCGCACATGGCCGGGTTCAAGACCCCGCGCACCATTGTTTTCGGCCCGCTGCCCAAGACCAGCACCGGCAAGATTCAAAAGTTCATGCTGCGTCAGCAGGCGAAGGAGCTGTAA
- a CDS encoding electron transfer flavoprotein subunit beta/FixA family protein: MKVLVAAKRVIDYNVKIRVKADNSGVETANVKFSMNPFDEIAVEEAVRLKEAGKATEIVVVSIGPATAQETLRTALAMGADRGILVQTDDEIQPLAVAKLLKAVVDKEAPGLVILGKQAIDDDSNQTGQMLAALLGWSQGTFASKIEIGDKLTVTREVDGGLETVSLALPAVVTSDLRLNEPRYASLPNIMKAKKKPIDVTNPGDLGVDVAPRLVTLKVEEPPKRAAGIKVPDVATLVDKLKNEAKVI; this comes from the coding sequence ATGAAAGTCCTGGTGGCCGCCAAGCGCGTCATTGATTACAACGTGAAAATTCGGGTCAAGGCTGACAATTCGGGCGTCGAGACGGCGAACGTGAAGTTCAGCATGAATCCGTTCGACGAAATCGCGGTTGAAGAGGCGGTTCGCCTGAAGGAAGCCGGCAAGGCGACCGAGATCGTGGTGGTCAGCATCGGCCCGGCGACAGCGCAGGAAACCCTGCGCACCGCCCTGGCCATGGGGGCCGATCGCGGCATCCTGGTGCAGACCGACGACGAGATTCAGCCCCTGGCGGTGGCCAAGCTGTTGAAGGCGGTGGTCGACAAGGAGGCTCCGGGTCTGGTGATCCTGGGCAAGCAGGCCATCGACGACGACAGCAACCAGACCGGCCAGATGCTGGCGGCGCTGCTGGGCTGGTCGCAAGGCACCTTCGCCAGCAAGATCGAGATCGGCGACAAACTGACGGTGACGCGCGAAGTGGATGGCGGCCTGGAAACCGTGTCGCTGGCCCTGCCGGCGGTGGTGACCAGCGATCTGCGCCTGAACGAGCCGCGCTATGCGTCGCTTCCCAACATCATGAAGGCGAAGAAGAAGCCCATCGACGTCACCAATCCGGGCGATCTGGGCGTCGACGTGGCGCCGCGACTGGTGACCTTGAAGGTGGAAGAGCCGCCCAAGCGTGCCGCCGGCATCAAGGTGCCCGACGTCGCCACCTTGGTCGACAAGCTGAAGAACGAAGCCAAAGTCATCTGA
- a CDS encoding response regulator transcription factor codes for MGARKLLYLIEDDADIRNLVRTVLEGYGYEVQAFGSGRDARAAIRRQAPELCLVDLGLPDMDGLTLVRELWGDVRFGVIILTGRGGVSDRVLGLELGADDYIVKPFEPRELVARINSVIRRREQLAGAAMAADTQRARFGEWVFDPGNLTLVADDGHQESLTAAEAGLLLALLKSPKRVLSREQLQGADCERDDFPYDRSIDVRVSRIRKKIERDAKSPRLIKTVYGAGYLFTAEVLWLSGDA; via the coding sequence TTGGGCGCCAGGAAGCTTCTGTATCTGATCGAGGATGATGCCGATATCCGCAATCTGGTGCGTACCGTGCTGGAAGGCTATGGCTATGAGGTCCAGGCCTTCGGCTCGGGCCGCGACGCCCGTGCCGCCATCCGCCGTCAAGCCCCCGAGTTGTGTCTGGTCGATCTCGGCCTGCCCGACATGGATGGCCTGACCCTGGTGCGCGAGCTTTGGGGCGACGTGCGTTTCGGCGTCATCATCCTGACCGGGCGCGGCGGTGTTTCCGACCGCGTCCTGGGCCTGGAACTGGGCGCCGACGATTATATCGTCAAGCCGTTCGAGCCGCGCGAACTGGTCGCCCGCATCAATTCGGTGATCCGCCGGCGCGAGCAACTGGCCGGAGCGGCCATGGCCGCCGACACCCAGCGGGCGCGCTTCGGCGAATGGGTGTTCGATCCCGGCAATCTGACCCTGGTCGCCGATGACGGCCATCAGGAAAGCCTGACCGCCGCCGAGGCCGGCCTGTTGCTGGCGCTGTTGAAATCGCCCAAGCGGGTGCTGTCGCGCGAGCAATTGCAAGGCGCCGATTGCGAGCGCGACGACTTTCCCTATGACCGTTCCATCGATGTGCGGGTTTCGCGCATCCGCAAGAAGATCGAGCGTGACGCCAAGTCGCCGCGCCTGATCAAGACCGTCTACGGCGCCGGCTATCTGTTCACCGCCGAAGTGCTGTGGCTGTCGGGCGACGCATAG
- a CDS encoding 3-hydroxybutyryl-CoA dehydrogenase, whose protein sequence is MTTLPTLDAPISAHIRQIGVIGAGQMGNGIAQVFAQRGYQVALLDVSDERLNQGVGAITKNLGRLEAKGKINATDKADTLARINTGTDYALLSGCDLVIEAASENETIKRAIFAQLCPVLKADAIIASNTSSLSITRLAASTDRPTRFVGMHFMNPVPVMQLVELIRGIATAEDTFAIIKELVARLGKISVSAEDFPAFIVNRILLPMINEAVYTLYEGVGSVESIDTALKLGANHPMGPLELADFIGLDTCLAVMHVLHEGLADSKYRPCPLLVKYVEAGWLGRKTGRGFYDYTGETPVPTR, encoded by the coding sequence ATGACCACGCTCCCCACCCTTGATGCCCCCATTTCCGCCCATATCCGCCAGATCGGCGTGATCGGCGCCGGCCAAATGGGCAACGGCATCGCCCAGGTGTTCGCCCAACGCGGCTATCAGGTCGCGTTGCTGGATGTTTCCGACGAACGCCTGAACCAGGGGGTGGGGGCTATCACCAAGAACCTGGGCCGGTTGGAAGCCAAGGGCAAGATCAACGCCACCGACAAGGCCGACACCCTGGCCCGCATCAACACCGGCACCGATTACGCCCTGTTGTCGGGGTGCGATCTGGTGATCGAGGCAGCCAGCGAAAACGAGACGATCAAGCGCGCCATCTTCGCCCAGCTGTGCCCGGTGCTGAAGGCCGACGCCATCATCGCGTCCAACACCTCGTCGCTGTCCATCACCCGGCTGGCGGCGTCCACCGACCGTCCGACCCGTTTCGTCGGCATGCACTTCATGAACCCGGTGCCGGTGATGCAACTGGTCGAGCTGATCCGCGGCATCGCCACCGCCGAGGACACCTTCGCCATCATCAAGGAATTGGTGGCGCGGCTGGGCAAGATTTCGGTGTCCGCCGAAGACTTCCCCGCCTTCATCGTCAACCGCATCCTGCTGCCCATGATCAACGAGGCGGTCTACACCCTGTATGAAGGCGTCGGCAGCGTCGAAAGCATCGATACTGCGCTGAAGCTGGGTGCCAACCATCCCATGGGGCCGTTGGAACTGGCCGATTTCATCGGCCTCGACACCTGCCTGGCGGTGATGCATGTGCTGCATGAAGGCCTGGCCGACAGCAAGTACCGCCCGTGCCCGTTGTTGGTGAAATATGTGGAAGCCGGTTGGTTGGGGCGCAAGACCGGTCGCGGTTTCTATGATTACACCGGCGAAACCCCGGTGCCGACCCGCTAG
- a CDS encoding electron transfer flavoprotein subunit alpha/FixB family protein, translating into MTILVLAEHEGGALKAATLNTVTAAQKIGGDIHVLVAGDNIAAVAAEAAKISGVAKVLSADAAQYGHHLAEPLAALIVGIAGSYSHILAPATTSGKNVCPRVAALLDVAQISEITAVVGADTFVRPIYAGNALATVQSKDAVKVITVRATGFEAAGTSGTAAIEAVSPATDPGLSSFVSQELSKSERPELTSARVIISGGRGMQSGENFPLLEAVADKLGAAVGASRAAVDAGFVPNDLQVGQTGKIVAPDLYIAVGISGAIQHLAGMKDSKVIVAINKDEEAPIFQVADYGLVADLFKAVPELAEKL; encoded by the coding sequence ATGACCATTCTGGTTCTCGCCGAACATGAAGGCGGTGCGCTGAAGGCCGCCACCTTGAACACCGTCACCGCCGCCCAAAAGATCGGTGGCGACATCCATGTGCTGGTGGCGGGCGACAATATCGCCGCTGTTGCCGCCGAAGCCGCCAAGATCAGCGGCGTGGCCAAGGTGCTGAGCGCCGATGCGGCCCAGTACGGCCATCATCTGGCCGAGCCGCTGGCGGCGCTGATCGTCGGTATCGCTGGAAGCTACAGCCATATCCTGGCCCCGGCCACCACCTCGGGCAAGAATGTCTGCCCGCGCGTCGCCGCCCTGTTGGATGTGGCCCAGATTTCGGAAATCACTGCGGTGGTTGGTGCCGACACCTTCGTTCGTCCCATCTATGCCGGCAACGCCCTGGCCACCGTGCAAAGCAAGGATGCGGTCAAGGTCATCACCGTGCGCGCCACCGGCTTCGAAGCCGCCGGCACCAGCGGCACGGCGGCCATCGAGGCGGTCAGCCCGGCGACCGATCCCGGCCTATCCAGCTTCGTCAGCCAGGAATTGTCCAAGTCGGAACGCCCGGAGCTGACCAGCGCGCGGGTGATCATCAGTGGTGGTCGCGGCATGCAATCGGGCGAAAATTTCCCGCTGCTGGAAGCGGTCGCCGATAAGCTGGGCGCCGCCGTCGGCGCCAGCCGCGCCGCCGTCGACGCCGGTTTCGTCCCCAACGATTTGCAGGTCGGTCAGACCGGCAAGATCGTGGCGCCGGACCTTTACATCGCCGTCGGCATCTCGGGTGCCATCCAGCATCTGGCCGGCATGAAGGATTCCAAGGTCATCGTCGCCATCAACAAGGACGAAGAGGCCCCCATCTTCCAGGTCGCCGATTATGGATTGGTCGCCGACCTGTTCAAAGCGGTGCCTGAACTCGCGGAGAAACTATAG
- a CDS encoding electron transfer flavoprotein-ubiquinone oxidoreductase, with translation MEREAMEFDVVIVGGGPSGLSASIRLKQLNPELSVCVLEKGSEVGAHILSGAVFETRALDELLPDWRDRDAPLNCPAQDDAFLFLTESKAIRLPTPPQMNNHGNYIISLGNVCRWLAGQAEELGVEIYPGFAASEVLYHDDGSVKGVATGDMGIGKDGEPTANYTPGMELHARQTIFAEGCRGSLTKTLFERFDLRKDCDPQTYGIGIKELWEIDPAKHSLGRIVHTVGWPLDSQTYGGSFLYHLEDNQVVVGFVIGLDYKNPHLSPFDEFQRFKTHPAIRSTFEGGRRIAYGARAISEGGLQSIPELTFPGGLLIGDTAGFLNVPKIKGSHTAMKSAMVAAEAVAALLSENSGNQAHAYPRELKKTWLWSELHQVRNIRPSFHKGLWLGIAYSALETYLFRGKMPWTFKIHADHEGLGKAKDFAKIAYPKPDGVISFDKLSSVFISNTNHEENQPAHLKLKDERVAIDVNLALYDAPEQRYCPAGVYEIVDGPALRINAQNCVHCKTCDIKDPTQNITWTVPEGGGGPNYPNM, from the coding sequence ATGGAACGCGAAGCGATGGAATTCGACGTGGTGATCGTTGGCGGCGGGCCTTCGGGTCTGTCGGCGTCGATCCGCCTGAAGCAGCTGAACCCGGAGCTTTCGGTGTGCGTGCTGGAAAAGGGCTCGGAAGTGGGCGCCCATATCCTGTCGGGGGCGGTGTTCGAGACCCGCGCCTTGGACGAGTTGCTGCCCGACTGGCGCGACCGCGACGCGCCGCTCAATTGCCCGGCCCAGGACGATGCCTTCCTGTTTCTGACCGAGAGCAAGGCGATCCGGCTGCCGACACCGCCGCAGATGAACAATCACGGCAATTACATCATCAGCTTGGGCAATGTCTGCCGCTGGCTGGCCGGTCAGGCCGAGGAACTTGGGGTCGAGATCTATCCCGGCTTCGCTGCGTCCGAGGTGCTGTATCACGACGACGGTTCGGTCAAGGGTGTGGCCACCGGCGACATGGGTATCGGCAAGGATGGCGAGCCCACCGCCAATTACACCCCGGGCATGGAACTGCACGCGCGCCAGACCATCTTTGCCGAGGGCTGCCGCGGTTCGCTGACCAAGACGCTGTTCGAGCGTTTCGACCTGCGCAAGGACTGCGACCCGCAGACTTACGGCATCGGCATCAAGGAATTGTGGGAAATCGATCCGGCCAAGCACAGCCTGGGCCGAATCGTCCACACCGTCGGCTGGCCGTTGGACAGCCAGACCTATGGCGGCTCGTTCCTCTATCACCTGGAAGACAATCAGGTGGTGGTCGGCTTCGTCATCGGCCTGGATTACAAGAACCCGCACCTGTCGCCGTTCGACGAGTTCCAGCGCTTCAAGACCCATCCGGCCATCCGCTCCACCTTTGAAGGCGGGCGCCGCATCGCCTATGGGGCGCGGGCCATTTCCGAGGGCGGCTTGCAGTCGATCCCCGAACTGACCTTCCCCGGCGGTCTGCTGATCGGCGATACGGCTGGCTTCCTCAACGTGCCCAAGATCAAGGGCAGCCACACGGCGATGAAATCGGCCATGGTCGCCGCCGAAGCGGTCGCCGCCCTGTTGAGCGAGAATTCCGGCAATCAGGCCCATGCCTATCCGCGCGAGCTGAAGAAGACCTGGCTGTGGAGCGAGCTTCATCAGGTGCGCAACATCCGCCCCAGCTTCCACAAGGGGCTGTGGCTGGGCATCGCCTATTCGGCCCTGGAGACCTATCTGTTCCGCGGCAAGATGCCGTGGACCTTCAAGATTCATGCGGATCACGAAGGCTTGGGCAAGGCCAAGGATTTCGCCAAGATCGCTTATCCCAAGCCTGATGGGGTGATCAGCTTCGACAAGCTGTCCTCGGTGTTCATTTCCAACACCAATCACGAGGAAAACCAGCCGGCGCATCTGAAGCTTAAGGACGAACGCGTCGCCATCGACGTCAATCTGGCCCTGTACGACGCCCCCGAGCAGCGTTATTGCCCCGCCGGCGTCTATGAAATCGTCGATGGTCCAGCCTTGCGCATCAATGCCCAGAACTGCGTCCACTGCAAGACCTGCGACATCAAGGACCCGACCCAGAACATCACTTGGACCGTGCCGGAAGGCGGCGGCGGCCCCAATTATCCGAATATGTGA
- a CDS encoding acyl-CoA dehydrogenase — MTYAAPLADIKFVLENVAGLGKVTALPVFAEASPDLVESILEEAAKIAADTLAPLNRIGDTDGARMVDGKVQVSPGWQEAWNVLVDGGWNGLPFSPEHGGMGLPNVLNTAVHEMWQAANMAFTLCPMLTQGAVNAVESYGTAEQKALYLPKMVTGEWTGTMNLTEPGAGSDLAAIRTKAVPEGDHYRISGSKIFITYGDHEMVENIIHLVLARLPDAPAGVKGISLFIVPKFLVNADGSLGARNDAVCASLEHKLGIHGSPTAVMAFGEKDGAIGTLVGEANRGLEYMFTMMNHARQAVGLQGLAIAERAYQQALYYARERVQGKPTGWTGSGPTGIVNHPDVRRMLMTMKCQIEAMRGLIYSAAAHVDIAHNHDDAAERARAQLLADLYTPLVKGWSTELGNVIASLGVQVHGGMGYVEETGAAQHFRDARITTIYEGTTAIQANDLVLRKTLRDGGQGIRVLLADVAATADAAAGLAIGAKLKAAINTAIACTDWLVGAAKEDPRLPAGAAVPFLELMGIVVGAQMMAKAALAAQGATDGFLAAKLITADFYADHVLSKVDGLGQSIQAGSKAIMALDEALL; from the coding sequence ATGACCTATGCCGCGCCGCTGGCCGATATCAAGTTCGTTCTGGAAAACGTTGCCGGTCTGGGCAAGGTGACGGCACTGCCGGTCTTCGCCGAAGCCAGTCCCGATCTGGTCGAATCCATCCTGGAGGAAGCGGCCAAGATCGCCGCCGATACCCTGGCGCCGTTGAACCGCATCGGCGACACCGATGGCGCCCGTATGGTGGACGGCAAGGTCCAGGTGTCGCCGGGCTGGCAGGAAGCCTGGAACGTGCTGGTGGACGGCGGCTGGAACGGCCTGCCGTTCTCGCCCGAGCATGGCGGCATGGGCCTGCCCAATGTCTTGAACACCGCCGTGCATGAAATGTGGCAGGCGGCCAACATGGCCTTTACCCTGTGCCCGATGCTGACCCAGGGCGCGGTCAACGCCGTCGAATCCTATGGCACCGCCGAACAGAAGGCGCTGTATCTGCCCAAGATGGTGACCGGTGAATGGACCGGCACCATGAACCTGACCGAGCCGGGCGCCGGCTCCGATCTGGCCGCCATCCGCACCAAGGCGGTGCCCGAGGGTGATCATTACCGGATCTCGGGCTCGAAGATTTTCATCACCTATGGCGACCACGAGATGGTGGAAAACATCATCCATCTGGTGCTGGCCCGTCTGCCCGACGCCCCTGCCGGGGTCAAGGGCATCTCGCTGTTCATCGTCCCTAAGTTCCTGGTCAATGCCGATGGGTCGCTGGGCGCGCGCAACGATGCCGTCTGCGCCTCGCTCGAACACAAATTGGGCATCCATGGCAGCCCCACCGCCGTCATGGCCTTCGGTGAAAAAGACGGCGCCATCGGCACCTTGGTGGGCGAGGCCAATCGCGGCCTGGAATACATGTTCACCATGATGAACCATGCCCGTCAGGCCGTCGGCCTGCAAGGTCTGGCCATCGCCGAGCGCGCCTATCAGCAGGCGCTTTACTATGCGCGGGAACGGGTGCAGGGCAAGCCCACCGGCTGGACCGGCAGCGGCCCCACCGGCATCGTCAATCACCCCGACGTCCGCCGCATGCTGATGACCATGAAGTGCCAGATCGAGGCCATGCGCGGCCTGATCTATTCCGCCGCGGCCCATGTCGATATCGCCCATAACCATGACGATGCGGCGGAACGCGCCCGCGCCCAGTTGCTGGCCGATCTGTACACCCCCCTGGTCAAGGGCTGGTCGACCGAATTGGGCAACGTCATCGCCTCGTTGGGGGTGCAGGTCCACGGCGGCATGGGCTATGTGGAGGAAACCGGTGCCGCCCAGCATTTCCGCGATGCCCGCATCACCACCATCTACGAAGGCACCACCGCCATCCAGGCCAACGATCTGGTGCTGCGCAAGACCCTGCGCGACGGCGGTCAGGGCATCCGCGTGCTGCTGGCCGACGTCGCCGCCACCGCCGATGCCGCTGCCGGTCTGGCCATCGGCGCCAAGCTGAAGGCGGCCATCAATACCGCCATCGCCTGCACCGACTGGCTGGTCGGCGCCGCCAAGGAAGACCCGCGTCTGCCCGCCGGCGCCGCCGTGCCGTTCCTGGAACTGATGGGTATCGTGGTCGGTGCTCAGATGATGGCCAAGGCGGCACTGGCCGCTCAAGGCGCCACCGACGGTTTCCTGGCCGCCAAGCTGATCACCGCCGATTTTTATGCCGATCACGTGCTGTCCAAGGTCGATGGCCTGGGCCAGTCGATCCAGGCCGGGTCCAAGGCGATCATGGCCCTGGACGAAGCGCTGCTGTAA